From Polynucleobacter sp. JS-JIR-II-b4, a single genomic window includes:
- the purL gene encoding phosphoribosylformylglycinamidine synthase has product MSFFHFLPGADALSPFRQQRLLAALAAQGVDLESIEAQYLHFIWSEAELNAKDQEVMASLLTYGEPFHSKIHPGKSWFGSSKNENQGVIVIPRFGTLSPWASKATDIARQCGLDVLRIERGAQFSWKSKKALSSEQKQLVLAAVHDRMTEAVIDSTEAANALYQSLEDKPLTRIPVMTEGRAALDKANQELGLALSDDEVTYLVENFTRLKRNPSDVELIMFAQANSEHCRHKIFNSSWTIDGDDQERSLFAMIRNTHQLKPEGTIVAYSDNSAVMVGCEAETWVPQGKDQRYEKDTRLVHTLMKVETHNHPTAIAPFPGASTGAGGEIRDEGATGIGGRPKAGLTGFSVSNLNIPGTDLPWENLKYGKPERIATPLQIMIDGPLGGAAFNNEFGRPILGGYFRVFEQTLDGTRRGYHKPIMIAGGIGSIDSIHTAKKAIQPGHLLIQLGGPGMRIGMGGATGSSVATGTNTADLDFDSVQRGNPEMERRAQEVINACRALGEHNPIVSIHDVGAGGISNAFPELADGAGLGASFKLRNVPLEESGMSPAEIWCNESQERYVLAIDAKDLDLFKSFCERERCPFAVVGEATAERQLKLSDSKQPSSDDAALPIDMPMEVLLGKPPKMHRNVTRVAQVFKELDVTDADLAQSIAWVLQQPTVASKSFLITIGDRTVGGLNARDQFVGPWQVPVADCAVTLMDYKGYRGEAMSMGERTPLAVIDAAAAARMAVGEAITNLLAADIASLESVKLSANWMAACGSPGEDAKLYDSVKAIGMELCPALGISIPVGKDSLSMSTAWQDGDEAKKVVAPVSLIISAFASVLDARKTLTPLLQLKDKDGSPQETELILIDLGRGKNRMAGSILAQVLDQSGKSAPDIDHPEDLKSLAAAIIELRKENKLLAYHDRSDGGLFAAVAEMAFASHCGISLNVDMIAMVAGQEPDYGDAKNWAQQVSGRRHEQTLRALFNEELGAVIQVRKEDRDAVFAVLRKLGLSAHSHVIGKPNTNGRIEIWRDAKNIFAEPREVLQKIWTNTSYQIARLRDNPACADSEFSLLENVADSGMNPKLTFNPSEDIAAPFIGKNARPKVAILREQGVNSHVEMAYSVNWAGFDSYDVHMSDLLSGKANLEDFRGLIACGGFSYGDVLGAGEGWAKTILFNQQLRDQFSKFFERHDSFALGVCNGCQMMSNLSGIIPGAEAWPKFTRNQSEQYEARLVMAEVMASPSIFTQGMEGSQIPIAIAHGEGFANFSQQGSLEQIQKQGLASFRFVDHQGNPTETYPMNPNGSPNGLTGVTTPDGRFMVMMPHPERVFRAVQMSWCPPEWLDTPDGASPWLRLFRNARRWAN; this is encoded by the coding sequence ATGTCTTTTTTCCACTTTTTGCCCGGCGCTGATGCGCTTTCCCCCTTCCGCCAGCAGCGACTTTTGGCTGCTTTGGCCGCGCAAGGGGTTGATCTTGAGTCCATTGAAGCTCAATACCTTCATTTCATATGGTCAGAGGCTGAGCTAAACGCCAAAGATCAAGAAGTCATGGCTAGTTTGTTGACCTATGGCGAGCCATTTCATTCCAAAATACATCCAGGAAAATCTTGGTTCGGAAGTAGCAAAAACGAGAATCAAGGCGTCATTGTTATCCCAAGATTTGGAACACTTTCTCCATGGGCCAGTAAGGCTACAGATATCGCTCGTCAATGTGGATTGGATGTATTGCGTATTGAGCGGGGCGCTCAATTTTCATGGAAGAGCAAGAAAGCGCTGTCGTCAGAGCAAAAACAATTAGTGCTGGCTGCGGTCCACGACAGAATGACCGAAGCAGTGATTGATTCAACTGAAGCTGCTAATGCTTTATATCAATCACTGGAAGACAAGCCGTTAACACGTATACCGGTAATGACTGAAGGTCGAGCTGCTCTCGATAAAGCAAATCAAGAATTAGGTCTTGCTTTGTCCGATGACGAGGTGACATACCTAGTTGAAAACTTTACTAGACTAAAGCGCAACCCATCAGACGTTGAGCTAATAATGTTCGCACAAGCAAACAGTGAACACTGTCGCCATAAGATTTTTAATTCCAGCTGGACAATTGATGGGGATGATCAAGAGCGATCTTTATTTGCCATGATCCGCAATACTCATCAATTGAAACCAGAGGGAACGATTGTTGCGTATTCCGACAACTCTGCAGTTATGGTTGGCTGCGAAGCGGAAACCTGGGTTCCCCAAGGTAAAGATCAACGCTATGAAAAAGATACGCGCTTGGTCCACACCCTTATGAAGGTGGAGACTCATAATCACCCGACTGCGATCGCTCCTTTTCCTGGCGCATCTACAGGTGCGGGCGGTGAAATTCGTGATGAGGGTGCCACTGGTATAGGCGGACGTCCTAAAGCTGGCCTTACCGGTTTCTCGGTATCTAATTTGAATATTCCCGGCACAGATCTTCCTTGGGAGAATCTGAAATACGGCAAGCCTGAGCGCATTGCTACACCTTTACAAATCATGATTGATGGGCCACTAGGCGGCGCTGCATTCAACAATGAATTTGGTCGCCCAATTTTAGGTGGTTACTTTAGAGTCTTTGAGCAAACATTAGATGGCACACGTCGTGGTTATCACAAGCCCATCATGATTGCCGGCGGTATTGGAAGCATTGATTCAATCCACACTGCAAAAAAAGCAATTCAACCAGGGCACCTATTGATTCAATTGGGTGGTCCAGGCATGCGAATCGGTATGGGCGGTGCTACTGGTAGTTCTGTTGCAACCGGGACAAATACTGCTGATCTTGATTTTGATTCTGTACAGCGAGGCAATCCAGAAATGGAGCGTCGCGCACAAGAAGTGATTAACGCCTGCCGCGCTCTTGGTGAGCACAATCCAATCGTGTCTATACATGATGTGGGTGCGGGCGGTATATCTAATGCATTCCCCGAGCTTGCGGATGGAGCTGGTTTGGGGGCCTCATTTAAACTACGGAACGTTCCACTCGAAGAAAGTGGCATGAGTCCTGCAGAGATTTGGTGCAATGAATCTCAGGAACGTTATGTTTTGGCTATTGATGCAAAAGATTTGGACCTGTTTAAATCATTTTGCGAACGTGAGCGTTGTCCTTTTGCAGTAGTTGGTGAAGCAACTGCAGAACGTCAGCTGAAATTAAGCGACTCAAAGCAGCCGTCATCTGATGATGCAGCGCTGCCAATTGATATGCCGATGGAAGTTTTACTTGGTAAGCCTCCAAAGATGCATCGCAACGTTACAAGAGTTGCCCAGGTGTTCAAAGAATTAGATGTAACTGATGCTGATCTTGCGCAATCAATAGCCTGGGTCTTGCAACAACCTACCGTAGCTAGTAAATCATTCTTAATTACGATTGGCGACAGAACTGTTGGCGGTCTAAATGCTAGAGACCAGTTTGTTGGACCATGGCAAGTTCCTGTAGCTGATTGCGCCGTTACTCTGATGGATTACAAGGGTTATCGTGGTGAAGCAATGTCTATGGGTGAAAGAACCCCATTAGCGGTTATAGACGCAGCAGCGGCTGCGCGCATGGCAGTGGGTGAGGCGATTACCAATCTCTTGGCTGCAGATATTGCCAGCCTCGAAAGCGTAAAACTTTCTGCAAACTGGATGGCGGCATGCGGTTCTCCTGGTGAGGATGCCAAGCTCTATGACTCCGTTAAAGCAATTGGTATGGAACTGTGTCCTGCGCTTGGAATATCGATTCCAGTTGGCAAGGATTCTTTATCTATGTCTACCGCATGGCAAGATGGTGATGAAGCCAAGAAAGTAGTCGCACCCGTATCTTTAATCATCTCTGCTTTTGCATCTGTGCTGGATGCCCGTAAAACATTGACTCCTCTGCTGCAGTTGAAGGATAAAGACGGATCTCCACAAGAGACTGAGCTGATCTTGATCGATTTAGGGCGTGGCAAGAATCGCATGGCGGGAAGTATCTTGGCTCAAGTGCTTGATCAGTCCGGAAAATCAGCGCCTGATATTGATCACCCAGAAGATTTGAAGTCTTTGGCTGCCGCCATTATTGAACTGCGTAAAGAGAATAAGCTTTTGGCTTATCACGACCGTTCTGATGGTGGATTATTTGCTGCTGTTGCTGAAATGGCTTTTGCCTCCCACTGCGGCATCTCGCTTAACGTAGATATGATCGCTATGGTTGCTGGACAAGAGCCTGATTATGGTGACGCTAAGAATTGGGCGCAACAGGTATCTGGTCGTCGCCATGAGCAAACATTGCGCGCGTTATTTAATGAAGAGTTAGGCGCAGTAATTCAGGTTCGCAAAGAAGATCGTGATGCGGTGTTTGCTGTATTGAGAAAGTTGGGCTTAAGTGCTCATAGCCATGTCATCGGCAAGCCCAATACCAACGGCCGTATTGAAATTTGGCGCGATGCTAAAAATATTTTTGCTGAGCCGCGTGAAGTACTGCAAAAGATCTGGACTAACACTAGCTATCAAATAGCGCGTTTACGCGACAATCCTGCCTGTGCTGATAGTGAATTCTCGCTCTTGGAGAATGTTGCCGATTCAGGCATGAATCCTAAACTCACATTCAATCCTTCTGAAGATATTGCAGCGCCATTTATTGGCAAAAATGCACGCCCTAAAGTTGCTATTTTGCGAGAGCAGGGCGTTAACTCCCATGTTGAAATGGCGTACTCCGTTAATTGGGCTGGATTTGATAGCTATGACGTCCATATGTCTGATTTACTTAGTGGTAAAGCTAACTTAGAAGACTTTAGGGGCCTAATAGCCTGTGGTGGCTTTAGTTATGGAGACGTATTGGGAGCTGGAGAGGGTTGGGCTAAAACAATTTTATTTAACCAACAGCTCCGAGACCAGTTTTCTAAGTTCTTTGAGCGTCATGACAGCTTTGCATTAGGTGTTTGTAACGGTTGCCAAATGATGAGCAATCTCTCAGGAATTATTCCGGGTGCAGAAGCTTGGCCTAAATTTACACGCAATCAATCAGAGCAATATGAGGCTCGCTTGGTGATGGCTGAAGTAATGGCTTCACCTTCAATATTCACTCAAGGTATGGAAGGAAGTCAGATACCCATTGCAATTGCTCACGGTGAAGGGTTTGCCAACTTCAGTCAACAGGGCAGCTTAGAGCAGATTCAAAAGCAAGGCTTGGCCTCATTCCGCTTTGTTGATCATCAAGGCAACCCAACAGAAACTTATCCAATGAATCCAAACGGATCTCCCAATGGTTTAACTGGGGTCACGACACCCGATGGTCGTTTTATGGTCATGATGCCTCATCCCGAGCGTGTATTTAGAGCTGTACAGATGAGCTGGTGTCCGCCTGAATGGTTGGATACCCCTGATGGGGCTAGCCCTTGGCTACGCTTATTCCGCAATGCCCGTCGTTGGGCGAATTAA
- a CDS encoding spermidine synthase → MGLALGYAYSAMPVVGRIKLSADGLMEPVTFSESGGVRYLHFGTDSIQGAMRIRDPDEIYLEYNQQMMAWLLFLETKPGMRIAQLGLGTGALTKFQYRYCPAVKTTVVEFNPAVIVSARSMFFTPDDDRRLETLQADAKLFVKNKKYQDCFDAVQVDLYDAICDGPAASSLDFYKGCYDILKGPGVMTVNLFSRHKSFDINLKNICEAFNNRVLLFPESHDCNVVAIGFKGPKLEAEWRDVSKRAKLILEKTGLPTNKWVSGISRENARQENKLSI, encoded by the coding sequence ATGGGGCTAGCCCTTGGCTACGCTTATTCCGCAATGCCCGTCGTTGGGCGAATTAAGTTGTCTGCTGATGGATTAATGGAGCCGGTCACTTTTTCTGAAAGTGGCGGCGTTCGTTATCTTCACTTTGGTACGGACTCCATTCAGGGAGCGATGCGTATTCGTGATCCTGATGAGATTTATTTAGAGTACAACCAGCAGATGATGGCCTGGCTTTTGTTTTTAGAGACTAAGCCTGGCATGCGGATAGCCCAGCTAGGTTTAGGCACTGGCGCATTAACTAAATTTCAATATCGATATTGCCCAGCTGTGAAAACTACCGTAGTAGAGTTCAATCCCGCTGTAATCGTTTCTGCGAGATCGATGTTTTTTACACCTGACGATGATCGCCGCTTAGAAACTCTACAAGCTGATGCAAAACTATTCGTCAAGAATAAAAAGTATCAAGACTGCTTTGATGCTGTTCAGGTTGATTTGTATGATGCGATTTGCGATGGCCCTGCGGCAAGCTCTTTGGATTTTTATAAAGGTTGCTACGATATTCTCAAAGGGCCCGGTGTCATGACGGTGAATTTATTCTCGCGACACAAAAGCTTTGATATAAACCTTAAGAATATCTGCGAAGCCTTTAATAATAGAGTGCTGTTATTTCCAGAGTCCCATGATTGCAACGTCGTGGCGATTGGATTCAAAGGGCCTAAGCTCGAGGCGGAATGGAGGGATGTCTCAAAACGGGCAAAACTGATCCTTGAAAAAACTGGACTCCCTACTAATAAATGGGTCTCAGGTATTAGTCGGGAGAATGCGCGACAAGAAAATAAGCTCTCGATCTAA
- a CDS encoding bifunctional aconitate hydratase 2/2-methylisocitrate dehydratase, with product MLEAYNALAAERAALGIPALPLTKDQTSELVKLLKNPPAGKEAELLELITNRVPAGVDDAAKVKAEFLDAVAKGTEKSPLISRVRATELLGTMLGGYNIKPLVELLSDSECGVAAAEALKKTLLMFDYFNDVQELAEKGNANAKAVMQSWANADWFTSRPAVPEFMKLTVFKVTGETNTDDLSPAPDAWSRPDIPLHATIMLKNPRPGIEPDESGVRGPMRQIAALQKKGNQIAYVGDVVGTGSSRKSATNSVLWWTGQDIPFVPNKRFGGVCLGTNIAPIFFNTMEDSGALPIELDVSQMNMGDEIELRPYEGKVFKNGKEITSFTLKSPVILDEVRAGGRIPLIVGRGLTAKARAALGLPASTEFRLPVNPVDNKKGFSLAQKMVGRACGLPEGQGVRPGTYCEPHMTTVGSQDTTGPMTRDELKDLACLGFSSDLVMQSFCHTSAYPKPVDIRTQHELPPFMTNRGGVALRPGDGVIHSWLNRLLLPDTCGTGGDSHTRFPIGISFPAGSGLVAFAAATGVMPLDMPESVLVRFKGKMQPGITLRDLVNAIPLYAIKKGLLTVEKQGKKNIFSGRILEIEGLPDLKVEQAFELSDASAERSAGGCTVHLNKEPIIEYMTSNITLMKWMIANGYEDKRTLGRRIKAMEAWIANPQLLKADADADYAEIIEINIDEIKEPILACPNDPDDVKVLSEVAGDKIDEVFIGSCMTNIGHFRAAGQVLQGKKDMPTRLWVAPPTKMDAMVLMEEGYYGMLGAAGARMESPGCSLCMGNQAQIRKGSTAVSTSTRNFPNRLGIDTRVYLASAELASVAALLGRLPTPAEYLEQVKALDAKAGDVYKYMSFDKLKSFSDVADTVTL from the coding sequence ATGTTAGAAGCCTATAACGCCCTAGCCGCTGAACGCGCAGCCCTCGGTATTCCAGCCCTGCCCTTAACCAAGGATCAAACATCTGAACTGGTGAAGTTGCTGAAAAACCCACCTGCTGGTAAGGAAGCTGAGCTACTTGAATTAATCACCAACCGCGTTCCTGCTGGTGTTGACGATGCAGCTAAAGTTAAAGCTGAGTTCTTAGATGCTGTTGCCAAAGGTACAGAAAAATCCCCATTAATTTCCCGCGTACGTGCTACTGAACTTTTGGGCACGATGCTTGGTGGTTACAACATCAAACCTTTAGTAGAGCTTTTATCTGACTCCGAGTGCGGTGTTGCTGCTGCAGAAGCGCTCAAGAAAACACTCTTGATGTTTGATTATTTCAATGACGTCCAAGAGCTTGCTGAAAAAGGCAATGCAAATGCTAAAGCGGTAATGCAAAGTTGGGCCAATGCGGACTGGTTTACTAGCCGCCCTGCAGTTCCAGAATTCATGAAGTTAACTGTTTTCAAGGTAACCGGTGAAACCAATACCGACGACCTTTCTCCTGCGCCAGACGCATGGAGCCGCCCTGATATTCCGCTGCACGCAACCATCATGCTCAAGAACCCCCGTCCTGGCATTGAGCCAGATGAGAGTGGTGTTCGTGGTCCGATGAGGCAAATCGCTGCTCTCCAGAAAAAAGGCAATCAAATTGCCTACGTTGGAGACGTAGTTGGTACAGGCTCATCACGTAAATCTGCAACAAACTCTGTTCTCTGGTGGACAGGTCAAGATATTCCATTCGTACCCAACAAGCGTTTTGGTGGTGTGTGCTTAGGCACCAATATTGCCCCGATCTTCTTCAACACAATGGAAGATTCAGGAGCATTGCCAATCGAATTAGATGTTTCTCAAATGAATATGGGTGATGAGATTGAACTTCGCCCGTACGAAGGAAAAGTATTTAAAAACGGCAAGGAAATCACCAGCTTTACATTGAAGTCGCCGGTCATTCTGGATGAAGTACGCGCTGGCGGACGTATCCCTTTAATCGTTGGTCGTGGCTTAACCGCTAAAGCTCGTGCTGCCTTGGGCTTGCCTGCTTCTACTGAATTCCGTTTACCGGTTAATCCAGTCGACAACAAGAAGGGCTTTAGCTTGGCTCAGAAGATGGTTGGCCGAGCATGCGGCTTACCAGAAGGACAAGGCGTACGTCCTGGTACTTATTGCGAGCCGCATATGACTACTGTTGGCTCGCAAGACACAACAGGCCCAATGACGCGCGATGAATTGAAAGACTTGGCTTGCCTTGGTTTCTCTTCCGATCTCGTAATGCAGTCGTTCTGTCATACCTCAGCTTATCCAAAGCCTGTAGACATCCGAACTCAACATGAGTTGCCGCCATTCATGACGAATCGTGGTGGTGTTGCCTTGCGACCAGGTGATGGCGTGATCCATAGCTGGTTGAACCGCTTACTACTCCCGGATACCTGTGGAACTGGTGGCGATAGCCATACTCGTTTCCCAATCGGCATTTCCTTCCCGGCTGGTTCAGGACTAGTTGCTTTCGCAGCCGCTACAGGCGTGATGCCATTGGATATGCCTGAGTCTGTATTGGTGCGCTTTAAAGGCAAGATGCAGCCTGGCATCACTTTACGTGATCTAGTAAATGCCATCCCTTTATATGCAATCAAAAAAGGTCTGTTGACCGTCGAGAAACAAGGCAAGAAGAATATTTTCTCTGGCCGCATTCTTGAAATTGAAGGTCTGCCTGACCTGAAAGTTGAGCAAGCATTTGAATTGTCTGATGCCTCTGCTGAACGTTCCGCTGGCGGCTGTACTGTTCACTTGAACAAAGAGCCAATTATTGAATACATGACATCAAATATCACCTTGATGAAGTGGATGATTGCTAATGGTTATGAAGATAAGCGTACGCTTGGTCGCCGTATCAAAGCCATGGAAGCTTGGATTGCTAATCCACAACTTCTGAAAGCTGATGCGGATGCTGACTATGCAGAGATTATTGAAATCAATATCGATGAAATCAAAGAGCCTATCCTTGCATGCCCTAACGATCCGGATGATGTGAAAGTATTGTCTGAAGTAGCAGGCGACAAGATTGATGAAGTGTTTATTGGCTCATGCATGACCAATATTGGTCACTTCCGTGCAGCTGGTCAGGTTTTACAAGGCAAGAAAGATATGCCAACCCGTTTATGGGTAGCGCCACCAACCAAGATGGATGCCATGGTCTTGATGGAAGAAGGCTACTACGGTATGTTAGGCGCAGCTGGTGCCCGTATGGAAAGCCCAGGCTGCTCACTTTGCATGGGTAACCAAGCACAGATCCGTAAGGGTTCAACAGCTGTATCGACTTCTACTCGTAACTTCCCTAACCGTCTTGGTATCGACACTCGCGTGTATTTGGCTTCTGCTGAATTGGCTTCGGTTGCCGCCCTCTTGGGTCGCCTACCTACACCTGCTGAGTATTTAGAGCAAGTGAAGGCACTCGATGCTAAAGCTGGTGATGTTTATAAATACATGAGTTTTGATAAGCTCAAGTCATTTAGCGATGTTGCAGATACTGTGACTTTGTAA
- a CDS encoding superinfection immunity protein codes for MRLLFAILITILSLFYFLPFAIAFHKKRANTGAIFALNLFLGWSLIGWVVALVWALKEEQVV; via the coding sequence ATGCGCCTTTTATTTGCGATATTAATCACTATTCTCTCCCTCTTTTATTTCCTCCCTTTTGCTATTGCATTTCACAAAAAAAGGGCAAATACAGGGGCTATTTTTGCCTTAAACCTGTTTTTAGGATGGTCCCTGATTGGCTGGGTAGTGGCACTGGTTTGGGCCCTCAAAGAAGAGCAAGTTGTGTAA